The following proteins are co-located in the Purpureocillium takamizusanense chromosome 10, complete sequence genome:
- a CDS encoding uncharacterized protein (antiSMASH:Cluster_10.2~COG:E~EggNog:ENOG503NUB2~SMCOG1103:FAD dependent oxidoreductase), whose protein sequence is MAATLDKESSIVILGGGTWACSTALHLVRRGYSNVTVLDAYHIPSAISAGNDVNKIAELASPTDDDDADSVAQAAAAAAAQGWIHDPIFSPYYHDTGFIVSGSSPEALGHVIDSELRGHEDEYAKLDSPEDFRACMPDGVLTGDFPNWQGWYKSKGAGWVHARKALVSAYQEAERLGAKFITGSPQGEVVSLLQEHGDVRGAKTADGREHRADRTILAVGASAPQLVDFENQLRPTAWTLGHIKMTGQEAQLYKDLPVLFNVEKGFFMEPDEDRHELKICDEHPGYCNWVTDSVSSLPRSVPFAKQQIPLESEQRIRQFLSETMPHLKDRPLVHARICWCADTHDRGFLITYHPAHPSLVIAAGDSGHGFAHIPSIGGFISDCLEGKLEARFAKHWRWRPEIADGFWGRDPLDRYGAGREVMDLPQPSDETRWTQISRAHDES, encoded by the exons ATGGCTGCCACACTCGACAAAGAGTCCAGCATAGTCATTTTGGGTGGAGGTACATGGGCGTGCTCAACGGCTCtgcacctcgtccgccgcggctACTCTAATGTCACTGTTCTGGATGCTTACCACATTCCATCAGCCATATCCGCTGGAAACGACGTTAACAAAATCGCGGAGCTAG CTTCACCcaccgatgatgacgatgcggacTCCGTCGCGcaagccgcggcggcagctgctgcgcaaggCTGGATTCATGACCCCATCTTCTCACCATATTATCATGACACTGGATTCATCGTGTCTGGATCAAGTCCCGAGGCGCTGGGGCACGTTATTGACTCTGAGCTTCGCGGTCATGAGGATGAATACGCCAAGCTCGACTCGCCCGAGGATTTCCGAGCCTGCATGCCAGACGGTGTTTTGACAGGGGACTTCCCAAACTGGCAAGGCTGGTATAAGTCCAAGGGTGCTGGTTGGGTTCATGCTCGGAAAGCGTTGGTTTCAGCCTACCAAGAAGCAGAACGATTGGGCGCCAAGTTCATCACTGGCTCACCGCAAGGGGAGGTTGTCAGCTTGCTTCAAGAGCATGGAGACGTTAGAGGAGCGAAAACagccgacggccgcgagcaCAGGGCCGACCGAACGATTTTGGCTGTTGGTGCTTCTGCACCGCAGCTTGTCGACTTTGAGAACCAGCTTCGCCCGACCGCCTGGACGCTCGGGCACATCAAGATGACGGGACAAGAAGCCCAACTGTACAAGGATCTGCCGGTCCTTTTCAACGTTGAAAAGGGATTCTTCATGGAACCCGACGAGGACAGGCATGAGCTAAAGATCTGCGACGAGCATCCGGGATACTGCAATTGGGTGACAGACTCGGTCTCGAGTCTACCCAGGTCCGTGCCCTTTGCAAAACAACAGATTCCGCTTGAATCGGAACAGAGAATCAGACAGTTCCTATCGGAAACCATGCCGCACCTGAAAGACCGACCATTGGTACACGCACGGATCTGTTGGTGCGCGGATACTCACGACAGGGGGTTCCTCATCACCTACCACCCGGCGCATCCGTCTCTCGTTATTGCAGCTGGGGATTCAGGCCATGGATTTGCTCATATCCCTTCCATTGGAGGATTCATCTCTGATTGCCTCGAGGGCAAGCTGGAAGCGCGGTTTGCGAAAcactggcgctggcgtccTGAGATTGCTGATGGCTTTTGGGGAAGGGACCCGCTGGATAGGTACGGCGCGGGAAGGGAGGTAATGGACTTGCCGCAGCCATCCGACGAGACGCGCTGGACTCAGATTTCGAGAGCTCACGATGAATCATAA
- a CDS encoding Alpha-N-acetylglucosaminidase (COG:U~EggNog:ENOG503NXVT~CAZy:GH89~SECRETED:SignalP(1-20~SECRETED:cutsite=ALA-KH~SECRETED:prob=0.8893)~antiSMASH:Cluster_10.2), producing MISLLSVALVAASFLRPALAKHQSLHGLKGLADRLLDGHGDAFEFELTEQHENWSRWNHPTNDNYTVSAGHDGKIHVQGTTLSALARGLRHYATETLHLDEYWFVDNKRKLSTPLPRPKAALTGASIVPWRYNFNTVTFSYTFAWYKWEDWEKLLDWAAWRGVNLQLAWVGYEKIFLDSFRDLGMKDEEILPFFSGPAFQAWNRFGNTKGSWGGVGDLPVAWIESQFDMQKKIVARMVELGMVPILPAFPGFVPDAIKRVRPNANVTKAPNWSGVGRWSEDLFLSPLDDTYAELQHLFVTKQMEAFGNVTNIYTLDQFNEMVPSSGESEYLTSVAEQTYKGLTAANPAAIWLMQGWLFYSAASFWTQERIDAYLGGVKNDMSMIILDLYSENNPQWQRTKSYAGKPWVWCQLHDFGGNMNLFGQITNITVDPIEALGASDSLVGLGLTPEAFEGNEVVYDLLLDQAWSPEPIDTKAYFHDWVSSRYGGILSIPESLYQAWEIMREHVYDSKDPSIPSAGAGVYQLAPNLTGLVNRTGHFPAPTALQYDPQILRQALGLMLKAATQRQSLWQEPAFQLDLVDVTRQVMSNVFTDVYQDLVKMYNSTMQSLQKSHSGRPSDPSRAVAAKGQKLLLFLEALDAVLASNEHFTLEKWLGDAQHWAKISGNDELLAFNARSQVTVWLWESYGLNDYSARAWSGVTRNYYKTRWAIFVDGLKNATKSGSLDEGALHDKIRAFEKDWSYSGFALSKPRFAKSNLRDTISKIKGELPEVFAV from the exons ATGATTTCGCTCCTCAGTGTAGCCCTTGTGGCGGCGTCCTTCTTGCGCCCAGCGCTAGCCAAGCATCAGTCCCTCCATGGCCTCAAGGGCCTGGCCGACCGTCTCTTGGACGGGCACGGCGATGCGTTCGAGTTCGAGTTAACGGAGCAGCACGAAAATTGGTCGCGCTGGAATCACCCTACCAACGACAATTACACAGTATCAGCCGGGCACGATGGCAAGATTCACGTCCAGGGCACAACCCTGAGCGCCTTGGCGAGAGG ACTGCGACATTACGCCACGGAGACACTTCACTTGGACGAGTACTGGTTTGTCGACAACAAAAGGAAGCTCTCTACACCGCTCCCACGCCCCAAGGCTGCCCTGACTGGGGCCAGTATTGTGCCCTGGAGGTACAACTTTAACACGG TCACGTTCTCTTATACCTTTGCCTGGTACAAATGGGAAGATTGGGAGAAACTGCTCGATTGGGCCGCGTGGCGAGGCGTCAATTTGCAGCTCGCCTGGGTTGGCTACGAAAAGATCTTCCTCGACAGCTTTCGTGACCTGGGCATGAAGGACGAAGAGATTTTGCCATTCTTCAGCGGGCCTGCTTTCCAAGCGTGGAACCGTTTCGGCAACACTAAGGGTTCCtggggcggcgttggagacCTCCCGGTTGCCTGGATCGAGTCGCAGTTCGACATGCAAAAGAAGATCGTCGCCAGAATGGTCGAGCTCGGCATGGTCCCCATCCTCCCGGCGTTTCCGGGATTCGTGCCCGATGCCATCAAGCGGGTACGTCCCAACGCCAACGTCACCAAAGCGCCGAACTGGTCTGGAGTGGGAAGGTGGAGCGAGGACCTCTTCTTGAGCCCGCTTGACGACACCTACGCCGAGTTGCAGCATCTGTTTGTAACGAAGCAGATGGAGGCGTTCGGCAACGTCACAAATATCTACACACTTGATCAGTTCAACGAAATGGTACCCTCGTCTGGGGAATCGGAGTACCTGACTAGTGTGGCTGAGCAAACGTACAAGGGCCTGACCGCGGCCAACCCGGCAGCTATCTGGCTCATGCAGGGCTGGCTGTTCTACTCGGCAGCATCTTTCTGGACCCAGGAGCGTATTGACGCGTACCTCGGGGGTGTTAAAAACGACATGAGCATGATCATTCTGGATCTCTATTCAGAGAACAACCCCCAGTGGCAAAGGACGAAGAGCTACGCCGGCAAGCCCTGGGTATGGTGCCAGCTGCATGACTTTGGTGGCAACATGAACCTGTTTGGCCAAATCACGAATATCACTGTTGATCCTATTGAGGCCTTGGGTGCTTCAGATTCACTTGTTGGATTGGGCCTCACCCCAGAGGCGTTCGAAGGCAACGAGGTCGTGTACGACCTGCTTCTGGACCAGGCCTGGTCGCCGGAACCTATTGACACAAAGGCTTACTTTCACGATTGGGTATCTTCGCGATACGGTGGCATCCTGTCTATCCCAGAGAGTCTGTATCAAGCTTGGGAGATAATGCGGGAGCATGTGTACGATTCCAAAGATCCCTCGATTCCCAGCGCGGGTGCGGGTGTATACCAGCTTGCACCGAACTTGACCGGTCTCGTCAACCGCACTGGGCACTTCCCGGCACCGACCGCCCTGCAATACGATCCTCAAATACTGAGGCAAGCGCTCGGCTTGATGCTTAAAGCCGCGACACAAAGACAGTCTCTTTGGCAAGAGCCTGCTTTCCAGCTTGACCTCGTTGACGTTACTAGACAGGTCATGAGCAACGTCTTCACCGACGTCTATCAGGATCTCGTCAAGATGTACAACAGCACCATGCAATCACTGCAGAAGTCTCACTCTGGCCGGCCGTCCGATCCGTCTCGCGCCGTAGCCGCCAAGGGGCAGAAGCTGCTCCTGTTCCTCGAGGCACTCGACGCGGTGCTCGCTAGCAACGAACACTTCACCCTCGAAAAGTGGCTCGGCGATGCTCAGCACTGGGCAAAGATaagcggcaacgacgagctcTTGGCGTTCAACGCTCGCAGCCAGGTGACGGTCTGGCTCTGGGAGTCGTACGGTCTCAACGACTActccgcgcgcgcatggAGTGGGGTCACCCGAAACTACTATAAGACGCGATGGGCCATCTTCGTTGACGGCTTGAAGAACGCGACCAAGAGCGGTTCTCTGGATGAGGGTGCCTTGCACGATAAAATACGAGCGTTTGAGAAGGACTGGTCGTACAGCGGCTTTGCCTTGAGCAAGCCCAGGTTTGCCAAAAGCAATCTGCGGGACACAATCAGCAAAATTAAGGGAGAGCTGCCGGAAGTCTTTGCTGTCTAG